One genomic window of Bacteroides sp. includes the following:
- a CDS encoding TraR/DksA C4-type zinc finger protein: METKREKTRYSDEELQEFREIILKKLEEAKAGLKILTEAYTTQNENDTNDTSPSFKILEEGSQVLSKEENGQLAARQQKFIRDLENALIRIENGTYGVCRVTGKLISKERLRSVPHATMSIEAKLGITK; encoded by the coding sequence ATGGAAACAAAGCGTGAAAAAACGAGGTATTCGGATGAAGAACTCCAGGAGTTCAGGGAGATCATCTTGAAGAAACTGGAAGAAGCCAAGGCTGGATTGAAAATTCTTACAGAAGCGTATACCACCCAAAACGAGAATGACACCAACGACACTTCCCCTTCCTTTAAGATCCTGGAAGAGGGTTCACAGGTCCTTTCGAAAGAGGAAAACGGGCAACTGGCGGCACGCCAGCAGAAGTTTATCCGTGACCTGGAGAACGCGCTGATCCGGATTGAAAATGGCACTTATGGGGTTTGCAGGGTAACGGGAAAACTGATCTCGAAAGAACGCCTCAGAAGCGTTCCCCATGCCACCATGAGCATCGAAGCAAAACTGGGCATTACCAAATAA